Proteins found in one Deltaproteobacteria bacterium genomic segment:
- a CDS encoding hemerythrin domain-containing protein — MTCVNAEVAPMAHAAAMPTATTSRQFTSVAEYLTWDHDELDAMFADIVPMVEDAEWERASEHFDDFRRRLERHIAIEEEVLFPVFERRVAPHGPTDVMREDHRQIKDALATIGGALQSADTAAFDRGRATLIDVLANHNLREERVLYPTVERAAADEMPAVLERALSY; from the coding sequence TTGACGTGCGTCAACGCGGAGGTGGCCCCGATGGCGCACGCTGCCGCCATGCCAACTGCGACCACCAGCCGCCAGTTCACCTCCGTGGCCGAGTATCTCACCTGGGACCACGACGAACTCGACGCCATGTTCGCCGACATCGTGCCGATGGTGGAGGACGCCGAGTGGGAGCGCGCCTCCGAGCACTTCGACGACTTCCGCCGCCGCCTCGAGCGCCACATTGCCATCGAGGAGGAGGTCCTGTTTCCGGTGTTCGAGCGGCGCGTCGCGCCGCACGGGCCGACCGACGTCATGCGCGAGGACCACCGGCAGATCAAGGACGCGCTCGCGACGATCGGCGGCGCCCTGCAGTCCGCCGACACGGCGGCGTTCGACCGCGGCCGCGCAACCCTGATCGACGTGCTCGCCAATCACAACCTGCGCGAGGAGCGCGTGCTGTACCCGACCGTCGAACGCGCCGCCGCCGACGAAATGCCCGCGGTGCTCGAACGCGCGCTGTCCTATTGA
- a CDS encoding aminotransferase class V-fold PLP-dependent enzyme: protein MVHTRATVTDDLLKWRDEFPALEGCTHLISHSLGCVPRRAGEYLAEFLRLWEEKSITAWDDWLPEVDRAGRRIGRLLGAPDGTVVMNQNVSTVEAVLASCFDYRPGKNKIVYSDLNFPSVSYVWQAERRRGAEIHIVESDGVAVDTARMCEAIDQQTLVVPISHVLFKSAYIQDAKAIAARANEVGAHVILDCYQSLGAIPVDVVDLGVSFATGGSVKWLCGGPGAAYLYVREDLIGEFAPRVTGWFGHESPFAFTMPDQQYADSAWRYMGGTPAVACLYQARAGHEIVAEIGVDRIREKSLRQTGLAIERIDEAGYTLRSPREPERRGNSVVFDFPGAGDVARELNRRRFFCDYRPGAGIRIGPHFYTRDDEIEALFAEIEALRRGRQ from the coding sequence ATGGTGCATACTCGCGCCACCGTGACCGACGACCTGCTCAAGTGGCGCGACGAGTTCCCGGCCCTGGAGGGCTGCACCCACCTGATCTCCCACTCGTTGGGATGCGTCCCGCGACGGGCCGGCGAGTACCTGGCCGAGTTCCTGCGGCTGTGGGAGGAAAAGTCGATCACCGCCTGGGACGACTGGCTGCCGGAGGTCGACCGCGCGGGACGCCGCATCGGCCGGCTGCTCGGCGCGCCGGACGGCACCGTCGTGATGAACCAGAACGTGTCCACGGTCGAGGCGGTGCTCGCGTCCTGCTTCGACTACCGGCCAGGCAAGAACAAGATCGTCTACTCCGATCTCAACTTCCCGTCCGTGTCGTACGTGTGGCAGGCCGAGCGGCGGCGCGGCGCAGAGATCCACATCGTCGAGTCGGACGGCGTCGCGGTCGACACCGCGCGCATGTGCGAGGCGATCGATCAGCAGACGCTCGTGGTGCCGATCTCCCACGTGCTGTTCAAGTCGGCATACATCCAGGACGCCAAGGCGATCGCCGCGCGCGCCAACGAAGTCGGTGCGCACGTCATCCTCGACTGCTACCAGTCGCTCGGCGCGATCCCGGTCGACGTCGTCGATCTCGGCGTGTCGTTCGCCACCGGCGGTTCAGTCAAATGGCTGTGCGGCGGCCCGGGCGCCGCGTACCTGTACGTCCGCGAGGATCTGATCGGCGAGTTCGCTCCGCGCGTAACGGGCTGGTTCGGACACGAGTCACCGTTTGCCTTCACCATGCCCGACCAGCAGTACGCCGACAGCGCGTGGCGCTACATGGGCGGAACGCCGGCGGTCGCCTGCCTCTACCAGGCGCGCGCCGGACACGAGATCGTGGCCGAGATCGGCGTCGACCGCATCCGCGAAAAGTCGCTGCGCCAGACCGGCCTCGCGATCGAGCGCATCGACGAGGCGGGGTATACGCTGCGGTCGCCGCGCGAACCGGAGCGGCGCGGCAACTCGGTCGTGTTCGACTTCCCCGGCGCGGGCGACGTCGCACGCGAACTCAACCGCCGCCGGTTCTTCTGCGACTACCGGCCCGGCGCGGGCATCCGCATCGGGCCGCACTTCTACACGCGCGACGACGAGATCGAGGCGCTGTTCGCCGAAATCGAGGCGCTGCGCCGCGGCCGTCAATAG
- a CDS encoding co-chaperone GroES, translating into MKIRPLGDRILVKRVEEEEKSAGGIIIPDTAKEKPIQAKVIAVGNGRLDKNGKRQPLEVKEGDRVLFSKYGGTEVKLDGEEHLILREDDVLAVLD; encoded by the coding sequence ATGAAGATTCGTCCCTTGGGTGACCGCATCCTGGTCAAGCGCGTCGAAGAGGAGGAAAAGAGCGCCGGCGGGATCATCATCCCGGACACGGCCAAGGAGAAGCCGATTCAGGCGAAGGTGATCGCCGTCGGCAATGGTCGGCTGGACAAAAACGGCAAGCGCCAGCCGCTCGAGGTCAAGGAGGGCGACCGGGTGCTGTTCAGCAAGTATGGCGGCACCGAGGTCAAACTCGACGGAGAAGAGCACCTCATCCTTCGCGAGGACGACGTTCTCGCCGTACTCGACTAA